The following DNA comes from Quercus robur chromosome 1, dhQueRobu3.1, whole genome shotgun sequence.
tgtatgctatggtgtgtacaaggtcAGACATTGCACAAacagtgggagttgtgagcaaATTCATGAGTAGACCAGGAAATCaacattgggaggcagtcaagtggattctgagatatctgaatATTTCATCAAATACATGTTTTTGCTTCataggtgcaagtttgaaactgtaGAGTTATGTAGAtactgattttgctggtgatattgatagtagaaagattACTACTGAGTTTGTATTTACTttgggtggtacagctatatcatgggccTCAAATCTACAAAAAATTGTTGCTTTGTCTattacagaagctgagtatgttgcagtaACTGAAACTGGAAagaagatgatttggctacatagcttcttagatgaattggataagaagcaggagatgggcattTTATACAGTGACAGttagagtgcaatctttcttgtcaaaaattcgatttttcattcaaattcgaagcatatacaaacaaaatacctCTTTATCTGTTACCTTGTTGAAAATAAGCTGGTAATACTTGAGaaaatttgtggatctaagaatcCAGcggacatgttgactaagggtgttgCTATTGAGAAGCTGAAACTGTGTGCAACTTCagttggtcttctagcttgaggacaagAGGATGAGTTGTAGGGATGGGGGATTGTTTTTTAGAGGATTGCggttgatgttggtgattgaacTTGTCTCCAAGTGAgagatttgttgggttttgtggagtCTAACTATGTTTGATTTGGTTGACGACTCAACCTAACCTAAATAatgttgcgtggtttttaatgggagattttttgaaatttaatccATGGAGTACTCATGGACAAGCCTTTTGGGGGTTCGAGAGCAACGCccccaagaaaaaaatttgcacCATTTTGTAGCCCATTGTAAATCTTATATGTAGGATGTAAAAAACGCAGTTTTGGTGATTATGGtttgttgttgtagtttttgagagagaaaaaaattgtactgCTGCACttgtatttttccctgataatagtgaaatctctACAACTCCATGGACGTAGGCAATTTGCCGAACCacataaatattgtcttgtgtgtgtgattatttttcttcagcgtgtgttttctctatttttgtttctcacaggctTGGGAATTTTGGGTTAATTCCCTTCAGAACACACTAAAAACTAAGACTCAAATACATGTCAGATGTGTTTTGAACtcaaatattttaatacataaaaatatgaccCTTACAAATTTCAACGTGACACCTAACATGGACTTTGAGAAACTCGCTCAATTGGTGTGAGTtcaactatgttatattaactactcatttCTCTCATCATTATTGATTAATGTAAAATTTCACTTACATATGTAAGTCCAACAACTTCATTGTGTTTTCAACATCAATTATTGCACTCAACATCAAGTATGAGCTCATATACGTTGTCCCATACATTCCCCCATTTGTGCTAAACAAAACACATTtgcagaatatatatatatatatatatatatgtgtgtgtgtgtggcatAAAATTGTTGCCCTTTAGTCACGACTTGGGTTAAAGCCGTTGACAGTCATTCCACCATCAACGCAAATAATCTGGCCAGTAATATAAGATGATGCTGGCATGCACAGGAATGCTACCAAAGATGAGACCTCCTCTGCTTCTCCTATGCGCTTCAATGGAGTGCGAGAAATGACCTCTTCCTTATATTCTGTATCCTCGAGCACCTGAGAAGAAAGAAGACATAAGTTGCCTAAAGGAGAATGTGGATCATATATAAGTGTGTTCCATAGGTGGAATCTCATAAGTTCCACAGATCACAGATGCAAAACTACCAatcttaggggaaattattccGTATACTATGTATTACACCGTCATCTCAAGTAAAGTGTGCGGTGTGCCGACACTCATATGAAAGGAGGGTACAATAAATTGGATGCACCGCATAATTTCATAACTGTAGTTGGAAATCACATCACATAATTGAGAGGAGCcacttatataattttatctcaaaaaaatacaagttagTGTATCGATCATGGAATAATTGAAGCAGAAAAAGTTAAAACTGCAACATGACAATTTGTGACCAGTGGACTAATCAGTTAACACCAGACAAATTGCTTGTTCTGGACCTGTTGATTAGAGACGTTAGTGCCAACTACAAAGCAAAGTGATTGAGGCAAAAGAAATTTACATTGTCCACTAGAGGTGTTTTGATGTACCATGGCGCCACAGAATTGGACCTGATATTGTCTTTTGCCCATTCACATGCCAAATTCTTTGTGAGCTGATTCATTGCTCCTGAAAAATATGAAGTGAGAAAACCGATCATAATTAGGAACACAGTACTCTCATCCCTACCCCATATATAGCTAGGGGACTAGCCAgtaatgaatgaatgaatatcAGATATCTGTAAGatgatttttcactttttttttttttttcttttttgctttcttaAACATACCTTTAGTTGCTGAATAAACAGACAAATTTTTTAACGAAACCACCCCAGCAACAGAGGAGATAAACACAATGCTTCCTGCTCCAGACGCCTTCAAAAGGGGGTGTGAAAGTTGGGAAAGGTGGTAAGCAGATTCAAAGTTGGTTCCGAAAATAGTAGAGAATTCTTCAGCTGTGTACTCAATTGCTGGTTTCAATATACCGGTCCCAACATTATTCACCTAAATCCAGAAATTGAAGCACAGTATTTCAATTACAAATTCAGTAGAGAATTGGAATATCTTATAACACTCAATAATATAGAAGAAATGCAATGGAGTACTCGAGTGCTTGTTCGGaagcatttattttcattaatttattgtgCTTAGAAAAAAAGTTAGGCAATAGTATAATtgtacttcaaaaaataaaaaataaaaataatttatacaatccaaataaaataaaataaatttatatatatgacaaaCGATCTTTCATGATAAGAATCATTGTGAAAATCagatgaacaaaaataatggGTAAAGTGcaaaaatcaaatgataaattacTCTTTAAACCTTAGAGTTTTTGGTATATTTCatttaaaccttaaaatttctaaaaacatttCATGTAAACCTACTATCACATTTTCTTTGTAAACGCTATTAAACATCACATGACTAGCtagtttaaatataatttatttcaaacttgAAGTTGAAatgaaacatttaaaattttaaggtatAAATAAGAGATACCCAAAACTTAAAGTTTAGAAagtaatttacccaaaaaggATTATCTGGTATAAGGAGTGTAGAGTTTAGAGAATGTAtagaaaataaatcatatcattatCACCTTGTTGTTTTAAGCAAAAAACCAACATGATCAAGTTAATCAAATTCACTATTATGTTGGGTGAAACTTAGATACACTTTCTTAGGTGTTGCAACTTAAgtttctcaattaaattcaacaatggcattccaaaaaaaaaaaacaataatatgaatGCATTGACCAATTAGTGcagtaaaaataatattacactTTCTTACGACAATTAAATTTGGCTATATGGTTCATTGTTTAATGCATCTAGATAGtcaaatttaattacaaaaataaattatattacttaAGGAATtctacctaagttttgtccttatgTTATTACATTATTCAATAGACCATCTTGGGTATCACTAATTCAAGCAAAATATTCAaatcatagttttaaaaactgaaCCAACTTGTTCAACTAAGAAGATTGAATTCCAGATCTCTCTTATTCGATGACAAGCaatattttaccaattgaactaacATGGTATAGTacttaataatgataataacaacaataataagttTATTGCACACAGGATGTGTGTGTTTTAAACCTATACCTTCAGTGATtctcacaaaataaaaatacaaaagctGAAAAACACTAATGAAGAAAATAGGTCTCCAAAGCTACATGGATGAAGGACAACTCACTAGGATGTTAAGCATTCCATTAAATACAGAGGAGACAGACTCCATTAGCTTCTCTCTTTGGGCTTTAGACGATACATCACAGACTGAACCAGAAACCAGAAACCCTTTATCTTCCCAAGCCTTTATGCATCCATTAAGCTCAGCTTCATTTCGAGAACAAGTATGTACTCTTGCGCCTAGTATGGCCAGCTCCTCCACAATAGCATACCTGAACAAAATCAAAAAGATTTTGATACTTGACTATTTAATTCAGACCCTTTGAAGTGGaacatggagagagagagagagagaagaacccGATTCCTTTGGTTCCACCAGTTACAAGAGCGCTCAGTCCCTTAAGTGACCATCTGTTATCTGCCAAACCCATTGCTTTCCGAACACTCTTCCCTCTCCAACAGAAATAATAAGCAAAGAAACCAACTGATTCAATGATGACAtttagagaagaataaaaataaaaaaataaatcatgaaAGAAGGAAGCCAAAGCAAGTTTTGAGTgtgcgtatatatatatatatatatatatatattcttccaTCCAGTATATATGGTATTAATAGTAGATACTCTATTTTTGTCTATAATTTAAGAAGTTTTATCTTCAtctctgaaaattttaaaacgaCATCTCAATATTTCATCCTTTCATCCActttcatcaaattttttgtcaatagaatatatattttgacaagaataacaaagaatagaacattttaaattttcatgatgaaaataaaatattttgattcaAAGACGAAATAGAACATGTGCTATattttaaaggtaaaaataaaattttagccTACAAAATAAGAAGcttccttatcaaaaaaataaagcttCAAACATTTAAAATCTCAAAGAAATTGAGCTTCAAGCTTTAAGTATGTATTTAAATTGCCTTGTCAAATATAACCATAAATTTTGCACACAAGAAGGAGATTGTCTATCTCAAATATGCTTTAATTGATCTTACTTACTGCATCGAAATAAAGAAACCAAAAGAGTTttccataaattttaaaaaaataaataaataattgatacCTGGAAAACTTCACTAGGCACTTCTCTAAATTAACTTACAGTTTCCACACTGATATGCTGTGGGGTGACCGATTTATATAGGCGAAAGAAAAACAAGCCTACTTCTATCACCTACATGCACCaaggcctctctctctctctgtaaaatagaaaaagctcCACATTTTACCCAACCAATTAACCTCAAAATTTTCCtacatcaaccaatgtaaatttgtgcaaaaatcaatttttgctacaataattATGTATACACATGGTTACTATAGCTTTATAGTTCATTATTTTAATTCTCTCTCCGCAgataatagtttaaaaaaataaaaataattatttaaataaaatagaatataaaataaataacctgttgttgatttttttgaaaagtgattGATAAAGTTATATCCCTCCACATTTTTACCGTGAAATGGTTTGATTCATAGGTTTTCCTAAgttatatattatatgtatttatgtttttgttgtgcATAATATTGATAATTGCTAGATTAACCAAAGACTtacataattaatatattaacagtcttaaaattgtttttactaGGGGTCTAAACCTAACAGATTGTTTTTTAGGCTTCCCCACATAGAGAGGTCAACCATCATCTATGATGATTTTCCTTCTTGTCTGGAGTTCCTTTGTTGCTAGGCTATCGTGCAAACTAAAAGCACCCACATCAACTTGTGGATAActttacaaaatagaaaaagtaacaaattttacacaatctgagcaaaaaaacacccacatcagtgggtgtaaacttgtgaaaaatccaaaaatcttCCAAAGAACAATATTTCTTTGATAGTAATAGGATTTTGACTTGAAGTTTATATGAGCTAAGTAGCTAACCCATGATTGGGGCTAGGTGAGTTTGGTCCTCATTGCATTTGCGTGGGTGTTTCTCCTTCCTTGACTGGTCCTTAATTGAAACCTTGAATAGTATATCCAACAACCTTGATTATaccttctaaaaataaataaaaaataaaaaaccttgattatataatttttgacaTTCTTATTCAATTCAATCTTCTTTGCTtttgaccaatcacaccttgcCCCAAACTTGGGTTAGCTATTATAAACTTCAAGCAAAAATTAacaattctttcttcttttccactTATTTTAAACCACTGTTCAATTTCAATAGGAAAAAACCAACTTATTCCACACATAATTGCCAATAACCACAAAAACGCAAGAACTGATGGCCGTATTGACTAGAGTCAATCTATGCAAAGGGACCCATGTAATGGAAAATTTGCTTGCTTTGATCGGGTGATGATGACACaatgaaaaatccaaaaatcttCCAAAAAGCAATATTTCTTTGATAGTAATAGGATTTTGACTTGAAGTTTATATGAGCCAAGTAGCTAACCCATGATTGGGGCTAGGTGAGTTTGGTCCTCATTGCATTTGCATGGGTGTTTCCCCTTCCTTGACTGGTCCTTAATTGAATCGCCGCCCAGGCATATAGTAAATGGGCTTGTACAATTCCACAAATAAGGTTATTGCAGCTCGGTGTCACTATCTAGAAGCGAAGGCTAATGTTTCTTACCTAGTCATTGTAAGTGGGTTGGTATATTACATGCAATGATCGAGGAAGCGTCATTCCTTTGTTTCTCGTTGTTTTCGGGTTGAATGGGCTTGATCAGTGGTTTTCGGGTTGAATGGGCTTGATCAGTGGGTTTCGGGTTGAATGTCTCTCGCCATTGCCATTGCCACCGCTTGCCTTTGGAGGCGTCGATCTTGCTTGTCATTCTCGCCATCACCACCGGAGGCGtcaatgtgtaaaataga
Coding sequences within:
- the LOC126728759 gene encoding tropinone reductase homolog At5g06060-like, whose amino-acid sequence is MGLADNRWSLKGLSALVTGGTKGIGYAIVEELAILGARVHTCSRNEAELNGCIKAWEDKGFLVSGSVCDVSSKAQREKLMESVSSVFNGMLNILVNNVGTGILKPAIEYTAEEFSTIFGTNFESAYHLSQLSHPLLKASGAGSIVFISSVAGVVSLKNLSVYSATKGAMNQLTKNLACEWAKDNIRSNSVAPWYIKTPLVDNVLEDTEYKEEVISRTPLKRIGEAEEVSSLVAFLCMPASSYITGQIICVDGGMTVNGFNPSRD